The following are encoded in a window of uncultured Pseudomonas sp. genomic DNA:
- a CDS encoding trimeric intracellular cation channel family protein, whose protein sequence is MAQLFYLADLFGVAVFAITGALMAGRKSMDLFGVLVIAVITALGGGTLRDLILDNHPVSWIRNDLYIVVASLAAVGTVIWVRLTQPIHEKGLLLADAFGLAVFTVIGTEVAMQHGVPHSTAIIMGVMTGVAGGVMRDVICNEIPLIFQKEIYATACIAGALVFIIMRELGTPHWLDTSVAMLTVLLTRLAAIRWHIALPSFHLLDRD, encoded by the coding sequence ATGGCGCAATTGTTTTACCTGGCTGATTTGTTTGGTGTCGCCGTATTCGCCATCACCGGTGCATTGATGGCAGGGCGCAAGTCCATGGACCTGTTTGGCGTATTGGTGATTGCCGTCATCACCGCCCTGGGTGGCGGCACTTTGCGTGACTTGATCCTGGATAATCATCCCGTCAGCTGGATTCGTAATGACCTGTATATAGTCGTCGCTTCGCTGGCGGCGGTTGGCACTGTCATCTGGGTGCGCCTGACCCAGCCGATCCACGAAAAAGGCCTGTTGTTAGCCGATGCCTTTGGGCTGGCGGTGTTTACCGTGATCGGTACCGAAGTCGCCATGCAGCACGGCGTCCCCCATAGCACGGCGATCATCATGGGCGTGATGACTGGGGTGGCCGGCGGGGTTATGCGTGATGTGATCTGCAATGAGATTCCGCTGATCTTCCAGAAGGAAATCTACGCCACCGCCTGCATTGCCGGCGCGCTGGTGTTTATCATCATGCGCGAACTCGGCACACCACACTGGCTGGATACCAGCGTCGCCATGCTTACCGTGTTGCTCACTCGCTTGGCGGCTATTCGCTGGCACATCGCCTTGCCAAGCTTTCACTTGTTGGATCGCGACTGA
- a CDS encoding tyrosine-type recombinase/integrase, with the protein MADLNNPLIQYLARLAPSSQLTMKYVLQDAIYRLGFDELDLRQVPWHLLQPGHITALVAALREDGYAPNTSSLYVNALRGVMNEAWRLSLIDQDQLLKIRSVKPSSGTRMIQGRNLKRSLIREIMDVCTADPRPQGQRDAAIIAILYGSGMRKSESVNLDLNQIDFAERSLRVLGKGNKELVKYAPSWAFDKLNAWLALRRSQLPVGQNDDTFLFNRIRRGSHITRERISKHAIYYIAQQRGLQVGVKIMPHDFRRSFITRVIEEHDLSLAQKLAHHTNIQTTANYDVRDENERRRAIDNYV; encoded by the coding sequence CTGGCCGACCTGAATAATCCTCTGATTCAATACCTCGCCAGGCTCGCCCCTTCCAGCCAATTGACCATGAAGTATGTGCTGCAGGATGCCATATACCGCTTGGGCTTCGACGAGCTAGACCTTCGTCAGGTCCCATGGCATCTGCTCCAGCCTGGGCATATAACCGCACTGGTAGCAGCGCTACGTGAAGATGGTTACGCACCGAACACATCATCCTTGTACGTCAATGCCTTACGCGGGGTGATGAACGAGGCCTGGCGATTGAGCTTGATCGACCAGGATCAGCTATTGAAAATCCGCTCGGTTAAACCCAGCAGCGGCACCCGCATGATCCAAGGGCGTAACCTTAAGCGCAGTCTGATTCGCGAAATAATGGATGTCTGTACTGCTGACCCCAGGCCACAGGGCCAGCGGGATGCAGCCATTATTGCGATTCTCTATGGCTCTGGCATGCGTAAGTCTGAATCAGTGAACCTCGACCTGAACCAGATCGATTTCGCTGAACGCAGCCTGCGTGTGCTAGGTAAAGGCAACAAGGAACTGGTCAAGTACGCCCCCAGTTGGGCATTCGACAAGCTCAATGCTTGGCTGGCACTGAGGCGTTCGCAACTGCCTGTCGGTCAGAATGACGATACGTTTCTGTTTAACCGGATTCGTCGTGGCAGCCACATAACCCGTGAGCGCATCAGCAAGCACGCGATCTACTACATAGCCCAGCAACGCGGCCTGCAAGTCGGCGTGAAGATCATGCCGCATGATTTTCGCCGCTCATTTATTACCCGGGTCATCGAAGAGCACGATCTATCCCTGGCGCAAAAGCTCGCGCACCACACGAACATTCAAACCACTGCGAACTATGACGTGCGTGATGAAAACGAACGACGTCGTGCCATCGACAATTACGTGTGA